DNA sequence from the Vicia villosa cultivar HV-30 ecotype Madison, WI linkage group LG3, Vvil1.0, whole genome shotgun sequence genome:
GGCCACGTATCGGCAGCTTCAGTATGATGAAGGGCCCATTCCAGTGACGTAGGTGGTACGAGGCATCCCGGTTTCAAATAAACTTGCACAAAATGTTTTGATTTTGTGAGCCATCCAACACACATAGTATGATCATCAAAATTTATAGGAGGTGTGGTGCAGAGCGGAAAAAAGGTTCCCGAAAAACAATATCGTGTCAAATCAATGCATACCATGCCATATGCACATGCAATAAGATGTCCTATTTTTGTGAATCTCATCCATTTTGAAATCGGTGCGTAAGCATCCAAACAAGGAACAAAAGCTTCATTCACCGATTCAAATTTGATTTCGTCTCCAAATACCCCCATGTACGAGTCTTTATGGTTCATCAACTCTTCGATAAGTTCAAGACGGACAAGCTTATGGTCATCCTCTCCCTTACCAAGCAAAGCCAATACGGTCTGGAATCCACAATTACCGTCCCCAACCACATTGACGATCCGATcgatgtatttgtgcataaaaactgGCATCTCGTCGATGAATGGAATATTTGGAGCaatattgataagtgccaaattgtagttattttgtgtatatttttgcggcacttatcttctccttttcctcaatttagacgagttttagtgtatattacatacaatacgtatactttgtatttaatcgagtttttgattcatttatgtaccgactaatagtttttcattcattttgtaggtatttgagcatgtatggagcattgagtaataacgCTTCAAATATGCATTTGTGGATCAATAAAGGAAGAagcaaatgaagaaaataagaagtTGCTTCTGGTGTGAGTCGCCcggcggagcaattggctcgtCGGACGAGCGTTGGAAAATTATGTCTTGCTTCTGCCTTGGGCCGCCTCTTGGTCGTCGGGCGGAGGAAGAAGGAGTCGCGGGGCGAAGCATTTCGTTCGCCAGGCGAAAGAAGATATTTTTCCAGCTTATTGACGTGGCAGAGGCTGTGTGGCCAGGAATAAAGGTTTCGccgggcggagcaattggctcgccgggTGAAAGTCGCGTAGCagatttttgtttatatttcaatttcatttcatttgttagCGGATGGTTTTGGGAGAGGGTTTTTGTTCTCTCAACTCCATCAAACTCATTTCTTTGTAGCTTAGTGTTAGAAAACAACGAAGGATCTTGCAATTTGTGGATTGGGAGTGTATTCCTCAtcaattggtgttgacaaaccaagaaatgtttgttttctctttctctcttctctttttaatTTCCATTGTTGGGTGGTTTGTATGTATTTCCTTTGAACTcgtgtatatttgttgactattatgttatataactcttgctttcatatttttatggattattgtcttagattgttgctttgttgctttgtgtttgagttgctatagagatgtagggctctaatgcttatctaggatgattttctattaacttaattgcagagatggattaggttgataatcacttagtgtcagtgcttaatgcgtctgagtggtcgtgtttgtctgagagattgacatttacgggaagctcggatttctcacgtgttgtttaggtgtctgagagatcgtcacttagataatgttgtgggttgtgttgttgacatgtggtaatattgataggttacaagttgagtatattcggtcaataagaACTAGTCTGTGAGAAGTTGATTATATTTCTGCTTGATAATTCTCTTCTATTGAGGAATGAATTCTTTTATGTTGATAcatttatttttgtgtttttatgctttaaacaaattcaatctaaactcataactttggaaactATTGAACGTCTGTTTGATAtcactagtccctgtggagacgataaattcccagataaatatttccaaaacttttgttgcttgccgctttaccgctccaacaaataTGTATCTCTTCGATTGATGGAATTTTTGGAACAATATGTACCTCTTAAATTGATGTAAGTTTTGGGTCAATAGGTGTCGGAATCGAAACTTTTAGAGTAATAGGTTTAGGAGGAGGTTTGCTAATGCGAGCTCTTTTGTTTGAACCTTTTTTAGATTTAGGAGTAGGTGAGTCGGGAAAGAGTTTGTCGATGTACTCGTAATATAAAGGATCCCTTGTAGTCGAGTTGCCATTTGGCGTAGGCTTCACTTTCTTCAGAGCACCCTTTGTCTTAACCGATTGAGACGG
Encoded proteins:
- the LOC131657999 gene encoding uncharacterized protein LOC131657999 encodes the protein MPVFMHKYIDRIVNVVGDGNCGFQTVLALLGKGEDDHKLVRLELIEELMNHKDSYMGVFGDEIKFESVNEAFVPCLDAYAPISKWMRFTKIGHLIACAYGMVCIDLTRYCFSGTFFPLCTTPPINFDDHTMCVGWLTKSKHFVQVYLKPGCLVPPTSLEWALHHTEAADTWPDHFVDRMHNFERSNNIKKESNAEKSIIEPLIDLAGESSFDVFFYFQSVIYALYNIAI